In the Hordeum vulgare subsp. vulgare chromosome 7H, MorexV3_pseudomolecules_assembly, whole genome shotgun sequence genome, one interval contains:
- the LOC123407408 gene encoding noroxomaritidine synthase 2-like: MECGLRANVLWDAVDPGGDAFKKEGAEHWKDRRPSNPLLPTDWPIVGMLPSLIANWNNIHEYAAAGLSASGHNLELRCPSATSVRYFVTCCPSNVRHIFTSNFANYVKGEKLAKVLGILGGTIVTADGESWRRQRDTIHHVMTRPRLQASIYGCCRSKLAGGLVPLLNHLADAQASFDMEDLLGRLVFDITVIAVFGRDPCRLTASMPPMHVAAAMDTVMEVAVCRDILPVSFWKTMRWLNIGQERKLAEAEAVLYGFVAESIQRKMEVTTTTGRSTEDDILSHYIHVPSPDPEFLNRGREPTDFLIRTFINFMVAMRDPMGSALSWLVYNLATHPHAMLAIREELAPIAAARKSVGGVVVFEPNETKDLVYQRAAMFESLRLYPIAPLERKEVVADDVLPSGHKVRAGDTILISTYSMGRLECVPRQEHLRGAGDINHRHGGLELRCGGAG; encoded by the exons ATGGAGTGTGGTCTCCGGGCCAACGTGTTGTGGGACGCGGTCGATCCAGGAGGTGACGCTTTCAAGAAGGAGGGAGCCGAGCACTGGAAGGATCG GAGGCCAAGCAACCCATTGTTGCCAACTGATTGGCCAATCGTGGGCATGCTCCCTAGCCTTATCGCCAACTGGAACAACATCCATGAGTACGCGGCAGCCGGCTTGTCCGCCTCCGGGCACAACTTGGAGCTGCGCTGCCCTTCGGCGACTAGCGTGCGCTACTTCGTCACCTGCTGCCCGTCCAACGTTCGCCACATTTTCACGTCGAACTTCGCAAACTACGTCAAGGGCGAGAAGCTCGCTAAGGTCCTTGGCATACTGGGCGGCACAATAGTCACCGCCGACGGCGAATCCTGGCGCCGGCAGCGCGACACCATCCATCATGTCATGACCAGACCGCGGTTGCAGGCTTCCATATACGGTTGCTGCCGCTCCAAGTTGGCAGGGGGGCTCGTGCCGTTGCTAAACCACTTGGCGGACGCGCAGGCCAGCTTCGACATGGAGGACTTGCTAGGCAGGCTTGTGTTCGACATCACTGTGATAGCAGTGTTCGGCAGGGATCCGTGCCGCCTGACCGCATCGATGCCACCCATGCACGTCGCCGCGGCCATGGATACTGTGATGGAGGTGGCCGTGTGCCGGGACATTTTGCCTGTCTCCTTCTGGAAAACGATGAGATGGCTCAACATCGGGCAGGAGAGAAAGCTAGCCGAGGCAGAAGCCGTGTTGTATGGGTTCGTGGCGGAGAGCATCCAGAGAAAGATGGaggtcaccaccaccaccggcaggAGCACCGAGGACGATATCCTGTCCCATTACATCCATGTCCCCAGCCCGGACCCGGAGTTTCTTAACCGAGGCAGGGAGCCCACTGACTTCCTGATCAGGACGTTCATCAACTTCATGGTCGCAATGCGTGACCCCATGGGGTCGGCGCTGTCATGGCTCGTCTACAACCTCGCCACGCACCCACACGCCATGCTTGCCATCCGCGAGGAGCTGGCGCCGATCGCCGCCGCACGCAAATCCGTTGGGGGCGTCGTGGTGTTTGAGCCAAACGAGACCAAAGATCTAGTGTACCAGCGAGCGGCCATGTTCGAGTCGCTGAGGCTGTACCCGATCGCGCCTCTCGAGCGCAAGGAGGTAGTCGCCGACGACGTGCTGCCTAGCGGCCACAAGGTGCGCGCCGGCGACACCATCCTGATCTCCACCTACAGCATGGGGAGATTGGAGTGCGTGCCTCGGCAAGAACATCTCCGTGGCGCTGGTGACATCAATCATCGCCACGGTGGCCTGGAACTTCGATGTGGAGGTGCTGGATAA
- the LOC123407949 gene encoding putative F-box protein At1g70380, whose amino-acid sequence MPCLSHELILWKILVRLPTKSLLRLRCVCKAWRDIISGADPSFSQAHLHHLHQQDKKPYSLLIAPRMKCKSDVEEDPRNTTTRPCTEMMVTSPGLYLWEESRRDVATLLFDISSFPGEGAATRRHGLAHCDGLVLLPAEDAVRVLNPATRQIRVLPSSPNSAPPGRCPEGEGHQAFGFGRDHRSNAYKVARFFHRETRGMGGGLGMEVFTVGKDQRWRETAAQPPYPFVAGLMATFFKGSLIWTIDHCSPMYDYSHLDDVGHMPCFVRFNLEDESFSVMKGPPWYQGADYLDTNFAELNGELAMPHPGPNSELVEIWMCDDVEGNNPTRWNQRLVLDYPFSMRLIATFNDEIVYQDTLDYLWRRTRKGDKAMARMNVLRYYNPDMGTLVEYSWRTVKRFDVIFYVPNLVRI is encoded by the coding sequence ATGCCGTGCCTGTCTCACGAGCTGATCCTGTGGAAGATCCTGGTCCGGCTGCCCACCAAATCCCTGCTGCGTCTAAGGTGCGTCTGCAAGGCCTGGCGCGACATCATCTCCGGCGCCGACCCCTCCTTCTCACAGGCgcacctccaccaccttcaccagcaAGACAAGAAGCCCTACAGCCTGCTCATCGCACCACGGATGAAATGCAAAAGCGACGTTGAAGAAGATCCCCGCAACACAACAACAAGACCCTGCACCGAAATGATGGTTACCTCCCCGGGGCTCTACCTGTGGGAGGAGAGCCGGCGGGACGTCGCCACCCTCCTATTCGACATCTCCTCGTTCCCCGGCGAGGGGGCGGCGACGAGGCGGCATGGGCTCGCGCACTGCGACGGGCTTGTGCTGCTACCCGCCGAGGACGCCGTGCGCGTGCTCAACCCGGCCACACGCCAAATCCGCGTGCTGCCGTCGAGCCCGAACAGCGCTCCGCCGGGCCGGTGCCCCGAAGGTGAAGGCCACCAGGCGTTCGGGTTCGGGCGCGACCATCGCTCAAACGCCTACAAGGTCGCTCGCTTCTTCCACCGTGAAACGCGCGGCATGGGTGGTGGTCTCGGGATGGAGGTGTTCACCGTCGGAAAGGACCAGCGCTGGCGCGAGACAGCCGCGCAACCGCCCTACCCTTTCGTAGCAGGGCTGATGGCCACCTTCTTCAAGGGCTCCTTGATCTGGACGATCGACCATTGCTCGCCTATGTATGATTACTCCCATCTCGATGATGTTGGGCACATGCCTTGCTTTGTCCGTTTCAACCTCGAAGACGAGTCGTTCAGCGTCATGAAGGGTCCTCCATGGTACCAAGGGGCCGACTACCTCGACACCAACTTTGCCGAGCTGAACGGGGAGCTGGCCATGCCTCATCCAGGGCCTAACAGCGAACTGGTCGAGATATGGATGTGCGATGATGTGGAAGGCAACAACCCGACACGGTGGAATCAGCGGCTTGTGCTCGACTACCCATTTTCCATGCGTCTCATTGCCACGTTCAATGACGAGATAGTGTATCAAGATACATTGGATTATCTCTGGCGTCGAACTCGTAAAGGAGACAAGGCTATGGCTCGCATGAATGTCTTGAGATATTACAACCCTGATATGGGAACACTTGTTGAATACTCATGGAGGACCGTCAAAAGGTTCGATGTAATCTTTTATGTTCCGAACCTAGTTAGAATCTAG
- the LOC123411832 gene encoding haloacid dehalogenase-like hydrolase domain-containing protein Sgpp gives MERSGGNGICRAASMEALLFDIDGTMCVSDPFHHRAFSELLQGLGYNGGAPITPEFGMAHMAGRSNQHIGRFIFPDWPQQRLHAFFSEKEALFALYAGEGLQEVLGLRELCRWARDRGLKRAAVTNAPRANAELMIGILGLADFFQLVVAGEDCREGRSKPCPDPYLRALALLGASAERSVAGVAAGMPVVAIASESREAKVVAAGASMIARDYRDAVAPKIDSELIAVEPHVSFPSRIE, from the exons ATGGAAAG GAGCGGTGGGAATGGGATCTGCCGGGCGGCGTCGATGGAGGCGCTGTTGTTCGACATCGACGGCACCATGTGCGTCTCCGACCCGTTCCACCACCGCGCCTTCTCGGAACTGCTGCAGGGCCTGGGCTACAACGGCGGCGCCCCCATCACGCCTGAGTTCGGCATGGCGCACATGGCCGGCCGCAGCAACCAGCATATCGGCCGCTTCATCTTCCCGGACTGGCCGCAGCAGCGGCTCCACGCCTTCTTCTCCGAGAAGGAGGCGCTCTTCGCGCTGTACGCCGGCGAGGGGCTCCAGGAGGTGCTCGGGCTGAGGGAGCTCTGCCGGTGGGCGCGGGATCGCGGGCTGAAGCGGGCGGCAGTCACCAACGCGCCCCGCGCCAACGCCGAGCTCATGATCGGGATCCTCGGGCTGGCCGACTTCTTCCAGCTCGTCGTCGCCGGAGAGGACTgccgcgagggccgctccaagccCTGCCCCGACCCCTACCTCCGCGCGCTCGCCCTGCTCGGCGCGTCGGCTGAGCGGTCCGTC GCCGGCGTGGCCGCGGGGATGCCGGTGGTGGCTATCGCGAGTGAGAGCCGGGAGGCCAAGGTCGTCGCTGCCGGCGCGTCCATGATCGCCAGGGACTACCGCGACGCCGTAGCTCCCAAGATTGATTCAGAGCTTATCGCGGTGGAGCCTCATGTTTCGTTCCCGTCGAGAATTGAATAG